One stretch of Lepisosteus oculatus isolate fLepOcu1 unplaced genomic scaffold, fLepOcu1.hap2 HAP2_SCAFFOLD_53, whole genome shotgun sequence DNA includes these proteins:
- the LOC138231300 gene encoding uncharacterized protein has product MEPSPKPGALSPSPKDTDSNRPAPLRQQDLISTYCPPPKIQLLKATFQEKLMQEKEKKMIAMYNRRQEAALQKMRKCFQYVKYAAEKKMGNSYRFQAQQGPEKNIVGYDRSYPLKPMGNRKVSGPGEVRAVDRPDAQSDSLFAPTPPQDGHERPCERPGRRGSRVRKPKDRTVLPMVATPPGQCPSHANGKEHFQLQEELRKVAEAEAALKEEHRRREASLQDEMRRKEAMMKDEIRQKEAMMQAKLFRAQEELRMVPSEMEDSREVAGRENRGEAERALPQRTMGQPPL; this is encoded by the coding sequence atggagcccagtcctaagcctggtgctctgtccccctccccgaaggacacagactcgaatcgacccgcgcccttaaggcaacaggatctgatctccacgtactgcccgcctcccaagatacagcttctgaaggccaccttccaagagaaactgatgcaggaaaaggagaaaaaaatgatcgccatgtacaatcggcggcaggaggcagctctacagaagatgagaaaatgtttccaatatgtcaaatacgctgcggagaagaagatggggaacagctatcgcttccaagcccaacagggccccgagaagaacattgtggggtatgatcggtcttaccccctgaagcctatgggtaacaggaaagtctccggccctggtgaggttcgggctgtggaccgcccggacgcacagagtgattccttgtttgcccccaccccgcctcaggatggtcatgagaggccctgcgagaggccgggcaggaggggctcaagagtacgcaaacctaaggacaggactgtcctccccatggtggcgacccctccagggcaatgcccttctcatgccaatgggaaggagcactttcagttgcaagaggagctacgaaaagtggccgaggcagaggccgcgctgaaggaggagcatcgccggagggaggccagcctgcaggatgagatgcgccggaaggaggccatgatgaaggacgagattcgccagaaggaggccatgatgcaggcgaagctcttcagagctcaggaggagctgaggatggttccgagcgagatggaagactccagagaggtggccggaagggaaaatagaggcgaggcagagcgagctttgccccagaggaccatgggccaaccaccgctctaa